In Brassica napus cultivar Da-Ae chromosome C2, Da-Ae, whole genome shotgun sequence, the sequence gaatatgttattatcaccttcaagataacattgtcaaaaagtttaaagggaaacatctcatgtacttggtgaaaggggctgcttatgctcacacggtttacgattttgaccggtacatggctgagatacggagtgcaaacccggaacttgcaacgtatttggagaaagccgacgtcaggctatggtcaagggtttattgtaaggggaacaggttcaacataaaaacaagcaacattgctgaatctattaattccgcactgaagcgagcaagaggatttccgattacgttcctgctggagttcataaggcagaagttaggaaaatggtattggaaaaggagacaagatgctttgagtctcacaactgaacatagccgggctgttgaatacttgcttgctgttcgagaagagatagcgggtatgatgacggtcgaaccaattgatggatggcatttctttgtcaaaggtggcaaaatggactgtgtggttgatttggaacatgcaaagtgtgattgtggtgtctatggagtggagaaaataccttgctctcatgctatagctgctggaatacatgctggtttgcatatctccacacttgtatgtccactgtactcaaagaattatctgtatgcaggatactcagagaatatatatcctatcgtgtcacaacatattgaggaacgagaatgctttcctccagaactaaagcgtggtcgggggagaccgaagaaatcaagatggcaatcttggttggagctatctaggatgagaggacacaaacccaggaagaaacacagggcacggagatgctcaaactgcaaggaaactggccatacgaaaccacaatgtacacaaccagttgactagttgtccagacgacctaaatttaagtcgtcccgtcttgattacccgtccagacgactaaatatttagtcgtccagtgtattttatttttagacgaccttctactaagtcgtccagtgtattttatttttagacgaccttctactatcccttcaagtgtattttatttttagacgaccttctactaagtcgtccagtgtattttatttttagacgaccttctactatcccttcaagtgtattttatttttagactaccttctactatcccttcaagtcgtccaaaccttctagacgacttatttgtaagtcgtccagttggaaaaccttccagacgacttataataagtcgtccaaaccttctagacgacttatttgtaagtcgtccagttggaaaaccttccagacgacttatttgtaagtcgtccagttggaaaaccttctagacgacttatttcttccagacaacttatatcatgttcaaatacaaaaatcatgttaaaaaatcatgttcaaatacaaaaatcatgttaaaaaatcatgttcaaatacaaaaatcatgttaaaaaatcatgttcaaatacaaatctaatcatacatgcccacgaacttatcaccatccacattttctttcagatgctgatcaacaagctccttccatatatccaccgccatattatccctcattttcttcgcgttgcacctagcaaagtctttagggtcaaaggagcccccgagcgcatgacattcaatgtactttacagtgtacacgccacaatcaccattgttggccgtgggtacacctttcagcggtctctcatatgtgtatggctccaacccgtatttgacccgcatttcgtcggtggctgcgcactcaacaagcagataagggaccatctggagaaaaggctccattatcgcatcccatgcgtctggtacactagatgaaggtatgctgtcccagacgactatgtgcctcttagggatcgatatccaaatagcaacccaatgcttgtcgtccaagttcactggcgcatagatatcatcaatgtcctccccccacttcttgtttgattggcaaaatgaaggtattgatccgtcataaaaatacgacgccccaccaggtagaactcttcctaaacctttgtgatcaggttccgatgttttgaagagctgatactgctctctccaagactgagaaaagttgtgatccaggaagcacattcgctcgctcctgaaagcttgtgggttctcctgatacctctgccttagcacattaatccaagcatctatatgctgcatattaaatataacaagttagaagttaccagacgaagacgacttatatttaagtcgtctacgtggtcgtccaagtagacgactttccagacgatttatctttaagtcgtctggaaagtagtctacttggacgactttgtagacgacttaaatcgtgtgcagaagacttacgcagtcttccagccatcctctggctgtccggaggaagtggtaccaccttgttggtgatgtacgtggtttgtcctcgatcttagttaaataatgactgcaaacaaaaaagcaatcagttttggacgactaaatcaagctattatgggtaaagcaatcacttacggatcagttttcaaccaatcagcgagttccttcaacttttctttgtttactggcggaaatggattataggctgccactttatctttttttttctctgccatataaggagatctcacagtaggagcaggtttcttcgctcgtttactctttgcacgcttgtccaatacaaccaggctcggttgtgaaactggatcgcttggctcggtggaagcgaggctcggttgttgatctgtggaagcgaggctcggttggtgatcggtggaagtgacagcaacaatctctttggaggtgacaccatctgctttatttaccgagttcgcctcggttgctgtatcctccggcaaccatctctgcaataaaagttgcacacaagttaaccctggacgacttaaataaaagttgtctggacgactagttgaccctggacgacttaaataaaagttgtctggacgactagttgaccctggacgacttaaaattaagtcttccgtggtcaactagtcgtccagacaacttacgtttaagtcgtccagggtcaactagtcgtccagacaacttttacagtcgtctggacaactagttaaccctggatttgatactaacatctttgatttgaggaggctgtttcttttgaggaggaggctgtttcttttgaagaggaggaggctgctgctgtttcttttgaggaggaggaggctgctgtttggtttgatgaggaggaggctggttactaaccacggtttcattggcatgaggggtagcctgtttgtttctacccccggtttctttggcaagaggggtaggctgtttatcttgaggggtagcctgattggttagaggtggaggggtagcctgattggtgacaccaaccttcttctccacagcttccaatctatcagacaacttcctaaactccctcatgcacttattaaacccttttttcatagcctcagctacgcccttgaacataatttccaactcctctctggtcacccctctagcctcttctctagcctcttctctagcctcttcaggagcctctttacgagctttcttccgaggtcttggattgtcttcctcctcctcctcctcctccaacacaaccatctctttggccttcttcgatggagtcacaaccttaggttttgtattgaccttagtaccagtgacttcccagcaatccatggtccacttccacggtctccgctcatacatgactttaatgatgttctccgcgggcaggtcctcaacctcagagtcccattttggccacatttcactaatgtccttctcaacaaagttgatcacgcgggtctgcagtaaatagaagaatcgagttagatatttgaaaaaaaatactaaatagacgacttaattataagtcgtctactaagtcgtccagctggaagaccttccagacgacttataataagtcgtctaataagtcgtccagatggaagactttccagacgacttaattaagtcgtccgataagtcgtccagctgggaagactttccagacgccttattataagtcgtctaataagtcgtccagatggaagaccttccagacgacttataataagtcgtctaataagtcgtccagatggaagactttccagacgacttaattaagtcgtccgataagtcgtccagctgggaagactttccagacgccttattataagtcgtctaataagtcgtccagatggaagactttccagacgacttaattaagtcgtccgataagtcgtccagctgggaagactttccagacgacttattataagtcgtccgataagtcgtcaagctggacgaccttccagacgacttataataagtcgtctgcgcagtcttttggattgaagtaaatacctgactcaagatagcagctttcattgatctgcggcctctgctgccctcgtaagccagtatcggtggagacggactgtctgctctgggaccaccaatactagcacccaattccggcatagctgtgtacgtccagacttgaagaacttgtataaacccatccacggtgtaacagccagcaatttctttgttccacaaagagtccatcagcaccttaaacgcgactctcccccatggataattctcaaaccgttctaaatccatcactagccttgccagagtagatcgtgtagcggttgaaaactttctcccttcaatgaatccagtgaagatggagaggtacgcgagccgcttgcgatcttccctggaccaatccccgcatctcttcagtgctgctattatctgatcagtagttggcccagcttccagatgaactcccagcatcccccagaaagaaaccatctctggggtaacgtcacattttggtgtctcaaggtcctcgatgtactcgcagtttagaccagtgaggttttcaaactctaacagtgaaaacctcaaaggttctggaccaacgagagaccacatctcatacttcttcttaatgtccagcttgaaactgagcatgtagtgaaccagccttgaagcccaaccaaatccctgctccttgaacttgatgaaaactcccaaactcgactccttgagctcttcaaattcgtcatcagtaagagctttcctaagagcagtatgcaacttgctgttatccgtatgatacgaaatgctattgtgggcttctggctcttcccctgatgtgtataacctacgggggagttctggaatatccatcctttttgtctgcaaaataatcaaagacaacaatataagtccagacgacttagtagacgacttataattaagtcgtctggaaagtcttccaaatggacgacttatatttaagtcatctactaagtcgtccagttggaagacaaagccggacgacttaaattacttacaagtcttccagtcgcagaaggagttggagtactcgtcattgcggttatagatctgaaaaaataaacgtgaaacggtgagaatgagtaaattgatagagacaacgttttatgttcatcttttcctcgagattgatgacttagcggcgttagggtttacagagaaacggcgctaaggtttacagagaagaagcggcggcgctagggtttagaagaagcggcggcgctagtgtttagaggaagcggcggtgagaacgttggtgaccacggtggcgagggcgacggtttgttcggaaatagtggaagcggcggcgctagggtttagaggaatcggcggcgctagggtttagaggaatcggcggcgctagggttagaagaagctgcggcgacaacggtgagaatgaagtgagatagatagccgacgttgagaacgatggtttgttcggaaatcgtgggaattcgaaatcgcctttgagagagaactgttagggttttgagagagaactgttagggtttctgaatttcgcgaaaaatgaaacaaaaaaaaaaatcaccttatatattgggtaaataatccggttagctttaaaagtacattggtaaactttaaggtttggtccggtttagacgacttattctggctgataatgtacaacagacgacttaatatttagtcgtctgttttcagacgacaaaatattaagtcgtcctagaccctaaaatgaacccctaaactaaaatgactagattaactaactaaccacgttataaaatcaaattatacttaaatagtgtttactatacacagaaatgaacacgcataagtaattttaaaaattttcaaaaacggttttaatgctttccaaaatctaaccctaagaacacatacaatactacaacatatgttgatgaaacataaactaaagaatatcatgactcactactttcactcatctatgctgaaaacaattgaaatttgttatatcttaatttatacctcctaagacatatgttaattacataattcccatttttcacttatcaaaatattttttacaaaatttttaaattatgtttaagactaactgtccagacgactttcagttaagtcgtctggacgacttattttcaagtcgtctaaacagacgacttgcgaggggtagaaacgtaaaaaaaattccgtttttttgtttggtcacaaggggatagttgtaatttcaatagccttttaggttacttttgcctttgacccaagttggggtattgttttgggtttgactccaagttttgagtcacacttggcaattctccctttaaattgttattatcattgaatataattatttttgacatatttaagttttcgtttacataaaaatttatcatattttaggataattttaatttaaaatgtaattttcatatttttcaaacaaattctaaaaatattttttaaatattttgttataaattttttaaaaaatattgagttgcatttcaaataaaaaggttaatatattaaaaatattctaattaaaatatgtaaaatttaatatagttttaaagaaatgatcaaaattaaaaaaaaaaattacaaataaaaaaaaatcatgattttgttAACTGggtggatcattatttatatgatatcgcacacgaaagaacatttatgtttttacaattatctaattaactctatatactcaatttttatattttttttatatgatctcacacattcgtaaaaaaatagatagtttaagatgcaaaaatatatttacttaataaatataatatgaacgaatattacaaatacatcatttaataatataaataattaaaaactgaaaattcatatccgcgctgtTCACGGATCATAGTCTAGTTTAATCATTAAGACTTAATTCATACTAAATTACTAACTATGTGCGGTAGGTCTATGAATCATCAATTTGACGGATCAGGGGTAATTATAGAGATAAAGATGAAGATTGGTATAACTAGATAATAACAATCCCCTCGGGATtaggactttttttttttttttttgaaacacggGGATTAGGACTCTACAATGATAACAATACACACAAGCTTTACAGTCTATTTCAGTAATCGAAAAGGGTTTTTCATAGGCCTGAACATTTTAATctggacccgaagacccgaaccagaaccgacccaaaaatacCTGACCCAGAACTAGACCGAAAAATTACAAGtaccttttgggtctaaattttttttaaccgaaagaaccggaaccgaaaaagaaccgacccgaatagactcggacccgaaaagaaccgacccgaatagacccgacccgataagaaccgatttgtacccgacttaaaagcatgtatatctaaaactatgatgtttttgtgttctattttatatatattattttatgatttagttgaaatatcttttgttaacaacatttgttattattttttaacatttttaaagtaatataaagctttaaaatgtaaaatttagagttttaaaatgttttattttaattattaatagtttcatttaagttgttttgtaaaattttagatatatatgacaaatattcaactaaagttgatggaattgggtatatcatgtcattttcagatcctaaatacccgatccggatccgatatggacccgaaaaattacgggtattttatggttattttatgggtattttaattatagacccgaaccgacccggatccgagaagaaccgatccaaacccgaaccgaaaatttctaagtacctattggatctaaatatttaggacccgaaaaaACTCGGACCCGAAAAAAACCCAGCCCGAATctgacccgaagacccgaacgcccaggGCTAGACTTTCTCGATAAATTCATTTGGAGGATCATCAaaattctttttctctttaaagtTTGATTTccttctacattttttttttgctttcctCCAACATGTTACAGAATATTTGATTAGAGATGTGTTTTTAACTTTTCAAATCTACCAAATAGTTAATGGAAAATGTACAATTTTatttgagaaaaagacaaaaatagcactaaatcaagtttatgttcccaaactagcactcaagattaaaagtcacaaaaatagtacttaatgttttatcaaaaatcacaaacttagggtttagagttaaagtatggggtttaagatttagggtttagggtttagggtttagagtttagggtttagattttagggtttagggtttagggtttagagtttagggtttagggtttatggtttagagttgagaaatgaggttttggggataagatttcaaattttgaaaaataaaaaaattaaaattttcaaaggataaacttagaaagatgctattttgatcattttagtttttgaatgctatttttgtgatataaacttagaaaggtgctattttggagatttgcccattttattttcacaagaacttttttttctaaaacgaaAATCCATGTTTTATGTGTCATGTCGAAAATAATTATCTGTTTCGTTTCTTTTTTGTTAACACTTAATTAAGCGTTCGTCTTGAttgtttcttttgatttttttgagaGATTAGCTTGAAATATCGTATGCTTATAAGAGAAACAATAGTCTtacattcttttatttattacaataaTCTTACAATATTCATGatttagaaaaagaaacaaaagaccaCATAAACTTTTTGTAGCAAACACACGTTTTATTCCACACACCAAATTCTCAAATGTTCATCTTCATCGTTTGTGACTCAGCCTGAGATATCAATAGACTTGACTTCAGGCTTCTTCTCAGGCGCCTTTGGTACCGTAACCGTAAGCACGCCATTCTCCATTGTTGCCTTCACTTCTTCCATCTTCGCATTCTCAGGCAACTTAAACCTCCTCATAAACTTCCCACTTGCTCTCTCCACACGGTGCCAATTGTCGTTCTTATCTTCATTCTCCTTGCTCCTCTCTCCACTAATCTGCAGTATGTTCTTGTCTTCAACCTCAACCTTCacttcctctttcttcaatccCGGCAAGTCCGCTTTGAACACGTGTGCCTCGGGCGTCTCCTTCCAGTCCACTCTTGCGTTTGTGAATGCTGCCATGTCACGAGCCGAGGAAGGCGTTAAGAGTCCTTCAAATGGATCCCATGCATCTAGCGAGAACGGATCGAAGACGTTTGATCTGCGTCCTCCAACAAGGCTTGGAACTAGAGACATTGTTGTTTCTCGAGTGACTTAATGAACTTTGATTCTTGATTTTTCTTGTTGCTTTGATCTGATTTTTGAGATCTGATAAATGGCTCCTATATATAAGGTAGGGGAGGATGAAGAGAGAACGTTCTTCGAGTTTCTTGAATTAGAAAGTGCACTTTTTCTAAAACCTTCGTTTATCGTCTAGAGTCCAAAGGGTGACAAGATTTTTCTTGGCATTTCAGGAAGTTTCGGATGTTAAAACAAGACGACGTGCATTCTAGCTGGACAGTTAAACGACGTGCCGTTTTTTGCCTAGTGAAGATTGCCCTCTTTGATAAAGGCCCATCTTGCTTAAGACAATAATTAAGAAAGTTTCTATATAGCCCAAAATCTAGCTCTTGTATAGTTACGACACAAATACATCAAGACTGACCCTAGTTAAGTAACAGATAAGAAAAATTCTTCTTTACATTCTTTCCGTATTACTACACAACAATAAGTCCGTACATTATAACTTGTAAGCCCTAGTAAGTTAGCTAACCTATAACCTTTGCTTTTAAATGGCTACATTATTCATCGTTTGAAACTATGGTGTGTGCATAAGTTATAGCTAACCtttattatcatatattttcCTGTTGAATAAGTCGAGCAAAAACATTGGCACTAACTCTGTTTTATGTTTCCGCACTACTTAAAGAGGAAACTGTATGTCATACATTATGCTAACCAAATATATctcagaaagaaaaacaaagttcAATCACCAAAGAAGTCGGTATTTTGTTTTAGACATGACTTATGGATTCATATAGTTCTTAGCATACTTGACACCAAAAATAGAATACACAATATATCAAAGCTCAGCCACGTTTTGGTTTACACAAACGCCAATTACTAAACAAGtatactaaaatatttgatTCGGTTATTGCGACCAAATATCAGGTTATTTACTCGGTTCTTGTCATGCCTGGTCACCAGACTgtctaaatattatttattaaaaacagaaaagaagaaaaaaaattaactttagTTACCTTTTATGGCAGAAATTTGAGgttaaattttgaaaactgtGAAGATTGTTTGGTTACTAAACAATGGAGCTTGCATGcaggaaaagagagaaaaggcTTTACATTGTAAAGATGCTAATAATTGAACAAACCTACTTGAAGTCAATGCTGTAGCAAGCTTGGTCTCTTCTCAATGTGTTCGTACTGGACAATACAATGTTCCTGCAAATAAACCATCCCCAAAGACACACAACTTAGTACACTGGGCACTGAGAGAGTACCGATAAATAGATATATTCCTGCAACAATCATTGATTTACCTTTCTGACTGTTTTGAATGAGTTTGGATCTAGGCACTCGTATGTTCCTCTTTCATACAGAGCTGTTCTGACCATAGGTTCCCCAACTCTGAAGAACCATAATTTATGTTCCTTATGGTAAAACCAACCTCTTTCGTAACTgcaaaaatatcaaacaaactcaaaatcATTAGCGCAAAGAGAGCTGAGTAAACAAACAATGAAAGATTATGAAGGAGATTTAAAAACATACAGTTCATCTGCTGCGTATAGTTGTGCTTCATCTTTTGGCATACTGGAACAATAATTAGACAAAAGTTAATTTGTCAAATTTGACAAGAATGATTCAAGATTTGGcaaattagatattaaatggTCATTTCTTAACATACCTGTAAAATGTGTAGAACAATAACTCAAAGGAGAACCTTTTGAAACTTGCTCGCTGCAACAAATGgaaattataattgttaaccAACTCCAGTGTAAGAACTACTCAAAAGATCAAGAGGGCACTTACAGTTAGAGGCGGAGGTGGTGTGGCGTAGTAACAACTTGGCACTGTGAACTCGACCTCTGTCTTTGCAGGCTCATTAGTCCAAGGGGAAGCAAATGTCTTGTAGAGTTTTCCAGTTGAATTCAAATCCAATCCCAGCGTCGTTAAGTCGATCCCAAGAGCAAGGGAGGTTAAATCAGGTTTGGTCCCGTTTAGCACGTCTAACAATCCAAGTAAGCAAAAAGGATCTGCCTCCGACTTTATCTCAGAATCTCTAAATTGGTTGATGGATGACATTTGTTGCACAGGGAACTGGGGCTGATTCTGTTGCTGCTGATACTGCTGAATAAGCTGATCGTAACCGTTACCGGAAACTGAATTGGGAGAGTTTAGAGGTCTCAAGCCAAG encodes:
- the LOC111214342 gene encoding 18.1 kDa class I heat shock protein-like, giving the protein MSLVPSLVGGRRSNVFDPFSLDAWDPFEGLLTPSSARDMAAFTNARVDWKETPEAHVFKADLPGLKKEEVKVEVEDKNILQISGERSKENEDKNDNWHRVERASGKFMRRFKLPENAKMEEVKATMENGVLTVTVPKAPEKKPEVKSIDISG